One genomic segment of Deinococcus depolymerans includes these proteins:
- a CDS encoding DUF11 domain-containing protein has product MSRRPRVLALLSLGVGSAALAQDAELTRLNGTGPHPERTSRPVTSVGRALQWAVGDDSFNLQVHQRGPVRLDLYSAAFDPHDYRQPNSVGDEQYGGAAVVTTFTLLGPDGQPLRTLRAPDASSDWVTAFDGVLEPGTYTLRVSSEGRGKNTFAARIEAHAASLSATRVNVTVRGSTWTPALTVHAQTGDRLRLYDGDGPGEMDVRVVDADGAVTPLTISGPLQWVDLPLPGAGTYRVELRQPEGARQYSNTVGLAFNRSGEDQRITLAQTDRVGQVRLQAQLVQPGGEISPTRLNVTFGGEVTPVDGEWTAERPAGQYDLHVDAPAGTVVDAPRQVTVPEDGLADVRVQVRPQVQLTLAQDRPAVCVGDLVTFHAVASTGYDGVVGAPVEVNLPDGLRALTATRLQGSVRAGQPATLEVVAQAERPGEARVTASMPGAQASAAVQVSPHRAALQLRRAALPAARPGDTVSVSLHLTNTSEEPVPYLLSDTPGEGLSPLDSPEFEGTLRPGEARTLTYRARVDAAGGAVSLGAELVTDCADTQTASGTLDVRPLVVAAPDPTPVPGSTPAPGATPAPAGDAAQAEPVPATLPPVTRVSDIHASVTSTGAAQGLIYAQRLPDGAEYLPGSARYDARPIPDPLQGPGGTLYWTLPAHPGELRYSARHEAPLPELPEPTLVATYGQGERETLRGRLDPGDLAAARALNAPAPRGDQVIQSPPDGQVYRDRDQVTVVVQGPADVPLDVTLNGADLPGTLIGTRSFDPATNLQRLEYVGVRLTPGRNVIEALGERTTVTLAGRTTNLRVLGEQVIADGVTPVVLRVQAVDDRGVTTALPFVTVRTSLEPTTPDANPLEAGYQVRLKDGEGTLRFAPQAAPLRLELEADLGDGQPIRAEQRLAPGRGSVATGLLSATLSGAGLQVTARGTLEAPLGQGHLIAAANTDGLRPEEASVGRYPAHGDRSAASVPLSGLDPVAFRYDHPDFTLAYMQAPAPIRTLNVPGLPTALSVVTHGAPGAATVSGFVAALPGGSRTETLTPDGTRLLRLNGPAAPGSETVDLLVSGPDGDSERRLRRGEDYTLDGPAGLLTLARPLSAVTVEGGLLVTQALRVSYRPEGSGERQLAFGAEVRLERGPLSASAATVHLPGVQAGAGLTTAVRAAYDTPDLKVTTLAALSGQDVLLSAAAQGQLPGGARASLSVSRQDDGYAGLNAGQAGTHAAVNASVPLGRSLGAVLGGEYHDAPAGQDGEHTTQGQVGAALNVNLQPVTLGLGVRQQFGATSGTSLTASAGYHAAPLDADLTHAQPLGGNSSPQTTLSARYALTPQVAATLGGVVTWPGGSAAPGQALSLGLESRLGGTNLKVAYELPTAGGGGNRARFGADTTLPLGPNLSASLGGGVLQELPGAGRAAPGREFNLNAALRYQDTRLSASAGSDFSVKSGQWRTVLRGGAALTLNDQVTLSADALSEFGPARGDRLTLGGALRKNNWQGLISAAYERGSLSSSGSTFSGSAELAYHAATWALRGGLAVRAVPGDPGSLTVQPSLSGSYHLSDRFALGAALHTQVQPLNGVVRTATGLEASYRALPGTWLTLGYNLTGFDPISTQSTRRGAYLRLDLSADEHLGDLIAGLGGAGDPAPAPGPTGAPDAAPTPNADPTKDTP; this is encoded by the coding sequence GTGAGCCGCCGGCCACGCGTGCTGGCCCTGCTGAGCCTGGGCGTGGGCAGCGCCGCGCTCGCGCAGGACGCCGAACTGACCCGCCTGAACGGAACCGGACCGCACCCCGAACGGACCAGCCGCCCGGTCACCAGTGTCGGCCGGGCCCTGCAGTGGGCGGTCGGGGACGACTCCTTCAACCTGCAGGTGCATCAGCGCGGCCCGGTCCGGCTGGACCTGTACTCGGCCGCCTTCGACCCGCACGACTACCGCCAGCCGAACTCGGTGGGCGACGAACAGTACGGCGGCGCGGCGGTCGTCACGACCTTCACGCTGCTCGGCCCGGACGGGCAGCCCCTGCGCACCCTGCGCGCCCCGGACGCCAGCAGCGACTGGGTGACCGCCTTCGACGGCGTGCTGGAACCCGGCACGTACACCCTGCGGGTGAGCAGCGAGGGGCGCGGGAAGAACACCTTCGCCGCGCGCATCGAGGCGCACGCCGCCAGCCTGAGCGCCACGCGCGTGAACGTCACGGTGCGCGGGTCCACCTGGACGCCGGCCCTGACCGTCCACGCCCAGACCGGCGACCGCCTGCGGCTGTACGACGGGGACGGCCCCGGCGAGATGGACGTGCGCGTGGTCGACGCCGACGGCGCGGTCACGCCGCTGACGATCAGCGGGCCGCTGCAGTGGGTGGACCTGCCGCTTCCCGGCGCCGGCACGTACCGCGTCGAGCTGCGGCAACCGGAGGGCGCCCGGCAGTACTCGAACACGGTCGGGCTGGCCTTCAACCGGAGCGGCGAGGACCAGCGGATCACGCTGGCGCAGACCGACCGGGTCGGGCAGGTGCGCCTTCAGGCGCAGCTGGTGCAGCCGGGCGGCGAGATCAGCCCCACCCGCCTGAACGTCACCTTCGGCGGGGAGGTCACCCCGGTGGACGGCGAGTGGACCGCCGAGCGGCCCGCCGGCCAGTACGACCTGCACGTGGACGCCCCGGCCGGGACGGTCGTGGACGCCCCCCGGCAGGTCACGGTGCCCGAGGACGGCCTCGCGGACGTGCGCGTGCAGGTGCGCCCGCAGGTGCAGCTGACGCTGGCGCAGGACCGGCCGGCCGTGTGCGTGGGCGACCTCGTCACGTTCCACGCGGTCGCCAGCACCGGGTATGACGGCGTGGTGGGCGCACCGGTCGAGGTGAACCTCCCGGACGGCCTGCGCGCCCTGACGGCCACCCGGCTGCAGGGGTCCGTGCGGGCCGGGCAGCCCGCCACGCTGGAGGTCGTCGCGCAGGCCGAGCGGCCCGGCGAGGCGCGCGTCACGGCCAGCATGCCCGGCGCGCAGGCCAGCGCGGCCGTGCAGGTCAGCCCGCACCGCGCGGCGCTGCAACTGCGCCGCGCGGCGCTGCCGGCCGCGCGGCCCGGCGACACCGTGAGCGTGTCGCTGCACCTGACGAACACCAGCGAGGAACCCGTCCCGTACCTGCTGAGCGACACCCCCGGCGAGGGCCTGAGCCCCCTGGACAGCCCGGAATTCGAGGGCACGCTGCGGCCCGGCGAGGCGCGCACCCTGACGTACCGCGCGCGGGTCGACGCGGCCGGCGGCGCGGTGTCGCTCGGGGCGGAGCTCGTCACGGACTGCGCGGACACGCAGACGGCCTCCGGCACGCTGGACGTGCGGCCGCTGGTGGTGGCCGCGCCGGACCCCACCCCGGTCCCCGGCTCCACGCCAGCGCCCGGCGCCACCCCGGCCCCCGCCGGGGACGCCGCGCAGGCCGAGCCCGTCCCGGCCACCCTGCCGCCCGTCACGCGGGTCAGTGACATCCACGCGAGCGTCACCAGCACCGGGGCCGCTCAGGGCCTGATCTACGCGCAGCGCCTCCCGGACGGCGCGGAGTACCTGCCGGGCAGCGCCCGCTACGACGCGCGCCCCATCCCGGACCCGCTGCAGGGCCCCGGCGGCACGCTGTACTGGACGCTGCCCGCCCACCCGGGCGAACTGCGGTACTCGGCGCGGCACGAAGCGCCCCTGCCGGAACTGCCGGAACCCACCCTGGTCGCCACCTACGGGCAGGGGGAACGCGAGACGCTGCGCGGCCGCCTGGATCCTGGCGACCTCGCCGCCGCGCGGGCGCTGAACGCCCCCGCCCCCCGCGGTGATCAGGTCATCCAGTCCCCGCCCGACGGGCAGGTGTACCGGGACCGTGATCAGGTGACGGTGGTCGTGCAGGGCCCGGCGGACGTGCCGCTGGACGTCACCCTGAACGGCGCGGACCTGCCCGGCACCCTGATCGGCACGCGGTCCTTCGATCCGGCCACGAACCTCCAGCGCCTGGAGTACGTGGGCGTGCGGCTGACGCCCGGCCGGAACGTGATCGAGGCGCTCGGCGAGCGGACGACCGTCACGCTGGCCGGCCGCACCACCAACCTGCGCGTGCTGGGCGAGCAGGTCATCGCGGACGGCGTGACCCCGGTGGTGCTGCGCGTGCAGGCCGTGGACGACCGCGGCGTCACGACCGCGCTGCCGTTCGTGACGGTCCGCACCTCGCTGGAACCCACCACCCCGGACGCCAACCCGCTCGAGGCCGGTTACCAGGTCCGCCTGAAGGACGGGGAAGGCACCCTGCGTTTCGCGCCGCAGGCCGCGCCGCTGCGGCTGGAACTCGAGGCGGACCTGGGCGACGGCCAGCCCATCCGGGCCGAACAGCGCCTGGCGCCCGGGCGGGGCTCCGTCGCCACCGGCCTGCTGAGCGCCACGCTGAGCGGCGCGGGCCTGCAGGTCACGGCGCGCGGCACCCTGGAAGCCCCGCTGGGCCAGGGGCACCTGATCGCCGCGGCGAACACCGACGGCCTGCGCCCCGAGGAGGCCAGCGTCGGCCGGTACCCGGCGCACGGGGACCGCAGCGCCGCCAGCGTGCCCCTGAGCGGCCTCGACCCGGTCGCGTTCCGGTACGACCATCCGGACTTCACGCTCGCGTACATGCAGGCCCCGGCACCCATCCGCACCCTGAACGTGCCGGGCCTCCCGACCGCGCTGAGCGTCGTCACGCACGGCGCGCCCGGCGCGGCCACCGTCAGCGGGTTCGTGGCCGCCCTGCCGGGCGGGAGCCGCACCGAGACCCTCACGCCGGACGGCACGCGCCTGCTGCGCCTGAACGGCCCCGCCGCGCCCGGCAGTGAGACCGTGGACCTGCTGGTCAGCGGGCCGGACGGCGACAGCGAACGCCGCCTGCGGCGCGGCGAGGACTACACCCTGGACGGCCCGGCCGGCCTGCTGACCCTCGCGCGGCCCCTGAGTGCCGTGACGGTCGAGGGCGGCCTGCTGGTCACGCAGGCCCTGCGCGTCAGCTACCGGCCCGAGGGCAGCGGTGAGCGGCAGCTGGCCTTCGGGGCGGAGGTGCGTCTCGAGCGCGGCCCGCTGAGTGCCAGCGCCGCCACCGTCCACCTGCCCGGCGTTCAGGCCGGCGCGGGCCTGACCACCGCCGTCCGCGCCGCGTACGACACGCCGGACCTGAAGGTCACGACCCTCGCCGCGCTCAGCGGCCAGGACGTGCTGCTCAGCGCGGCCGCGCAGGGACAGCTGCCCGGCGGCGCACGCGCCAGCCTCAGCGTCTCACGCCAGGACGACGGCTACGCCGGCCTGAACGCCGGGCAGGCCGGCACGCACGCCGCCGTGAACGCCAGCGTGCCGCTGGGCCGCTCGCTGGGCGCGGTGCTGGGCGGCGAGTACCACGACGCCCCGGCCGGCCAGGACGGGGAGCACACCACGCAGGGGCAGGTCGGCGCCGCCCTGAACGTGAACCTCCAGCCGGTCACGCTGGGCCTGGGCGTCCGGCAGCAGTTCGGCGCGACCAGCGGCACCAGCCTCACCGCCAGCGCCGGCTATCACGCCGCGCCGCTCGACGCGGACCTCACGCACGCCCAGCCGCTGGGCGGGAACAGCAGCCCGCAGACCACGCTCAGCGCCCGCTACGCCCTGACGCCGCAGGTCGCCGCGACGCTGGGCGGCGTGGTCACCTGGCCCGGCGGGAGCGCCGCGCCGGGCCAGGCGCTGAGCCTGGGCCTCGAGTCCCGCCTGGGCGGCACGAACCTGAAAGTCGCCTACGAACTGCCCACCGCCGGTGGCGGCGGCAACCGCGCCCGCTTCGGCGCGGACACCACCCTGCCGCTCGGCCCGAACCTCAGCGCCTCGCTGGGCGGCGGCGTGCTGCAGGAACTGCCGGGCGCGGGTCGCGCCGCGCCCGGCCGGGAGTTCAACCTGAATGCCGCGCTGCGCTACCAGGACACGCGCCTGAGCGCCTCGGCGGGCAGCGACTTCTCGGTGAAGAGCGGGCAGTGGCGTACCGTCCTGCGCGGCGGGGCCGCCCTGACCCTGAACGATCAGGTGACGCTCAGCGCCGACGCGCTCAGCGAGTTCGGCCCGGCGCGCGGCGACCGCCTCACGCTGGGCGGCGCGCTGCGCAAGAACAACTGGCAGGGACTGATCAGCGCCGCGTACGAGCGCGGCAGCCTCAGCAGCAGCGGCAGCACGTTCAGCGGCAGCGCCGAGCTGGCGTACCACGCCGCCACCTGGGCGCTGCGCGGCGGCCTGGCCGTGCGCGCCGTTCCCGGCGATCCCGGCAGCCTGACCGTGCAGCCCAGCCTCAGCGGCTCGTACCACCTGAGTGACCGGTTCGCGCTCGGCGCGGCCCTGCACACCCAGGTGCAGCCCCTGAACGGCGTGGTCCGCACCGCCACCGGCCTGGAGGCCAGCTACCGCGCCCTGCCCGGCACCTGGCTGACGCTGGGCTACAACCTGACCGGCTTCGACCCGATCAGCACGCAATCCACCCGGCGCGGCGCGTACCTGCGCCTGGACCTCAGCGCCGACGAACACCTCGGCGATCTCATCGCCGGGCTGGGAGGTGCCGGGGACCCGGCGCCCGCCCCGGGTCCCACCGGTGCGCCGGACGCCGCCCCCACCCCCAACGCCGACCCGACCAAGGACACTCCCTGA